The following are encoded in a window of Rhizobium sp. 11515TR genomic DNA:
- a CDS encoding HvfC/BufC N-terminal domain-containing protein — translation MSLATQSEFAAALVNPDLAVPDGLTAWNGPHPARRFGVYRNNVAIGLIGALASRFPAAERIVGEEFFAAMAHEFIRLHPPRSPLLLAYGDDFPDFAGSFGPAQEIPYLADVMRLEALRGRAYHAADAIPLDAALMATIEPAGLAELTFVPHPSASVARSAYPAITIWAMNTGEIELADINDWTGEDALVIRPQMIVEVHRLPPGGATFLEELFSGTALGQAYETALAEAANFDLSANLAGAFTAGAFMAIR, via the coding sequence ATGTCTCTCGCTACGCAAAGCGAATTCGCCGCAGCGCTCGTCAATCCCGATCTCGCGGTGCCCGATGGATTGACTGCCTGGAACGGCCCACACCCAGCGCGGCGTTTCGGCGTCTATCGCAACAATGTCGCCATCGGCCTGATCGGTGCGCTCGCCTCGCGCTTTCCGGCTGCGGAAAGGATCGTCGGCGAGGAATTCTTCGCCGCCATGGCGCATGAGTTCATCCGCCTGCATCCGCCGCGCTCGCCGCTGCTGCTTGCCTATGGCGATGACTTCCCCGATTTCGCCGGGAGTTTCGGACCGGCGCAGGAAATTCCCTATCTGGCCGATGTGATGCGGCTGGAGGCGCTGCGGGGTCGAGCCTATCACGCAGCCGACGCTATACCGCTTGATGCAGCACTCATGGCGACCATCGAGCCGGCAGGACTTGCGGAGCTGACTTTCGTACCGCACCCTTCAGCCTCGGTCGCACGTTCCGCCTATCCGGCCATCACCATCTGGGCGATGAACACCGGCGAAATCGAGCTTGCAGATATAAACGATTGGACGGGCGAGGATGCCCTAGTCATCCGTCCGCAGATGATCGTCGAAGTGCATCGCCTGCCGCCGGGCGGCGCAACATTTCTGGAAGAGCTGTTTTCGGGCACCGCCCTTGGCCAGGCCTATGAGACGGCTCTCGCTGAAGCCGCCAATTTCGATCTTTCCGCCAACCTCGCCGGTGCGTTCACGGCAGGCGCTTTCATGGCCATTCGCTGA
- a CDS encoding DoxX family protein: MQNQMMTATPAERETMPKRLYSVLKLLDRIPYNLIALIARLSIAAIFWQSGQTKVDGWHVTDNAVYLFQTEYKLPLVDPWIAAHIAAFSEHFFPFLLVIGLASRLSALALLGMTLVIEIFVYPDAWPTHGTWATCFLVIIAGGPGRIALDHLIARRFSRSA, translated from the coding sequence ATGCAGAACCAGATGATGACGGCCACTCCGGCCGAACGCGAAACCATGCCCAAAAGGCTCTATAGTGTCCTAAAGCTTCTCGACCGTATCCCCTATAACCTGATCGCACTCATTGCGCGGTTGTCGATCGCCGCCATCTTCTGGCAATCCGGCCAGACCAAGGTGGATGGCTGGCACGTGACCGACAATGCCGTCTATCTCTTCCAGACGGAATACAAGCTGCCGCTGGTCGATCCCTGGATCGCCGCCCATATCGCCGCCTTCAGCGAGCATTTCTTTCCTTTTTTGCTGGTCATCGGATTGGCGAGCCGGCTCTCGGCGCTGGCGCTGCTCGGCATGACCCTAGTCATCGAAATCTTCGTCTATCCCGATGCCTGGCCGACGCATGGCACATGGGCAACCTGCTTTCTGGTGATCATCGCGGGCGGGCCCGGGCGCATCGCGCTCGACCACCTGATTGCCAGGCGGTTCAGCCGCTCGGCCTGA
- a CDS encoding phytanoyl-CoA dioxygenase family protein encodes MHNPPAEDLESIARQGGRFKRMAVRIPTYLTDLKENPAWLPMFLLARTLPFRRIHWLATKQPVRLPVSGSSMFAGTERSAIVNALRTDGIYPSLMLPDHIHREIAEFAANTACFGNFNRKLEFVAGEHKEAEARFGRPILSGHFFERSLDCEAVMAVQRDPLLIDVARQYLGGQAKVITTRIWWSFPTQASEADRSLASLDKYHFDLDDWRMLKFFFNLVDVDEGTGPHVFVKGSHRRRRVRHQLTLLVGHPANEVLDYYGQANALTLTGKAGSGFVEDPFGFHMGTVPTQKPRLMMEVGFGVSKPSRRRFHGEPVLR; translated from the coding sequence ATGCACAATCCCCCGGCAGAAGACTTGGAGTCTATCGCCCGACAGGGCGGCCGATTCAAGCGAATGGCCGTCAGGATACCCACCTACCTGACCGATCTTAAGGAAAATCCGGCCTGGCTGCCGATGTTTCTCCTGGCCAGGACCCTGCCGTTTCGGCGCATCCATTGGCTGGCCACCAAGCAGCCCGTCAGGCTTCCCGTTTCCGGCTCCTCGATGTTTGCCGGCACTGAACGCAGCGCCATCGTCAACGCTCTACGGACCGATGGCATCTATCCGAGCCTGATGCTGCCGGATCATATTCATCGGGAAATCGCCGAATTCGCTGCCAACACCGCCTGCTTCGGCAATTTCAACCGGAAGCTCGAATTTGTCGCAGGCGAACATAAGGAAGCGGAGGCTCGCTTCGGACGGCCGATTCTGAGCGGACATTTTTTTGAGCGCTCGCTCGATTGCGAAGCCGTCATGGCGGTCCAGCGCGATCCGCTGCTGATCGACGTCGCCCGCCAATATCTCGGCGGCCAGGCCAAGGTGATCACCACCCGCATCTGGTGGAGCTTCCCAACCCAGGCTTCCGAAGCCGACCGGAGCCTTGCCTCGCTCGACAAATACCACTTCGATCTCGATGATTGGCGGATGCTGAAATTCTTCTTCAATCTCGTCGATGTGGATGAGGGCACTGGTCCACATGTCTTCGTCAAGGGAAGCCACAGGCGCCGCCGGGTCCGTCATCAGCTGACCTTGCTGGTTGGGCATCCGGCCAATGAAGTGCTCGACTATTATGGCCAGGCGAATGCACTGACACTGACCGGTAAAGCCGGCTCGGGCTTCGTCGAAGACCCCTTCGGTTTCCATATGGGCACCGTGCCGACGCAGAAGCCGCGACTGATGATGGAGGTGGGTTTCGGGGTCTCGAAGCCGTCACGTCGCCGCTTCCACGGAGAACCCGTCCTGCGTTAA
- a CDS encoding DUF1003 domain-containing protein, producing the protein MTETKTFEPAEGIVDFDAGEGESPTVVEMDDYTKSLAQAKAKSVKLIDAITGQVLKKKDAVHVDDLRPSLADFMRLKHPELRADDYISRKVMDDYRAQYIAELLTVERGELSNLEDEVVESLKTHDTLAENIEEDYEDHRSIGDRMADGVASFGGSWTFIISFCLFLAVWMGINLVMGEKQAFDAYPFILLNLVLSTIAALQAPIIMMSQRRQEEKDRLRALNDYKVNLKAELEIRHLHEKVDHLLNRQWERLTEIQQIQIEMMLEQAKAATRAIKANKAAKAKTSALKSLFTKVKDPDPDDSVN; encoded by the coding sequence ATGACAGAAACGAAGACCTTTGAGCCGGCGGAAGGTATCGTCGATTTCGACGCGGGCGAGGGCGAAAGCCCAACCGTTGTGGAGATGGACGATTATACCAAAAGTCTAGCGCAGGCGAAGGCCAAGTCCGTCAAGCTGATCGACGCCATCACCGGTCAGGTGCTCAAGAAAAAAGATGCCGTGCATGTCGACGATCTTCGCCCGTCGCTGGCGGACTTCATGCGGCTGAAGCACCCGGAGCTTCGTGCCGACGACTATATCAGCCGCAAGGTCATGGACGATTATCGCGCCCAGTATATCGCCGAGCTACTGACGGTGGAGCGCGGCGAGCTTTCCAACCTCGAAGACGAGGTCGTCGAAAGCCTGAAGACGCATGATACGCTGGCCGAAAACATCGAAGAGGACTACGAGGACCACCGTTCGATCGGCGACCGCATGGCGGATGGCGTCGCGTCCTTCGGCGGCAGCTGGACCTTCATCATCTCCTTCTGCCTGTTTCTCGCAGTCTGGATGGGCATCAATCTCGTCATGGGCGAAAAACAGGCCTTCGATGCCTATCCGTTCATCCTGCTGAACCTGGTTCTGTCGACCATCGCAGCACTGCAGGCGCCGATCATCATGATGAGCCAGCGCCGCCAGGAAGAGAAGGATCGCCTGCGCGCCCTCAACGACTATAAGGTCAACCTGAAGGCCGAGCTGGAAATTCGCCACTTGCATGAAAAGGTCGACCACCTCCTCAATCGCCAATGGGAGCGTCTGACCGAAATTCAGCAGATCCAGATCGAGATGATGCTGGAACAGGCCAAGGCGGCGACCCGGGCGATCAAGGCCAACAAGGCGGCGAAGGCAAAGACCAGTGCGCTGAAGAGCCTCTTCACCAAGGTCAAGGACCCCGATCCGGACGATTCCGTCAACTGA
- a CDS encoding TCR/Tet family MFS transporter: MNKMLLTILSVVVLDAAGTGLVMPILPELLQSVAHSPELGWRYGAFLSLYAALQFLASPILGTLSDRYGRRPVLLASLAGGMIDYAFMAWAPGFWWLFLGRAVAGLTAANAAVASACLADITPEERRTRAFGLLSACFGVGFILGPVIGGVLGAISLRAPFVAAAFLVMVNFIVALVVLPETRTVRPERINLAAFHPLAPLRWIGAFPALVPLLFMSILLAIVGEVGGTVWVLYGQDKFGWDTVTVGLSLAGFGLFHALAQAFVAGPLSERWGERCALVVAIVCDGAAYVAIAFVTQGFLVFFLFPLFCLGGIGQPALLSLMTQRVGTDEQGRLQGVLTSLTSLASMIAPLAISEIYFASRHDFPGLVWILGASLYFLCMPMLFAKQQRTDEPLEGAAHRQSEQS; the protein is encoded by the coding sequence ATGAACAAGATGCTTTTGACGATCCTTTCCGTCGTCGTTCTCGATGCGGCCGGAACCGGTCTCGTGATGCCGATCCTGCCGGAGCTTCTGCAGAGCGTGGCCCATTCGCCCGAGCTCGGCTGGCGCTATGGCGCCTTCCTGTCGCTCTACGCGGCGCTGCAGTTTCTGGCCTCTCCCATTCTCGGAACGCTGAGCGATCGTTACGGCCGCCGGCCGGTGCTGCTCGCCTCGCTGGCGGGCGGCATGATCGACTATGCCTTCATGGCGTGGGCACCAGGTTTCTGGTGGCTATTCCTCGGCCGCGCCGTCGCCGGCCTGACGGCCGCCAACGCCGCGGTTGCGAGCGCCTGCCTTGCCGACATTACGCCGGAGGAGCGCCGGACACGCGCTTTCGGGCTGCTCAGCGCCTGTTTTGGCGTCGGTTTCATTCTCGGACCGGTCATAGGAGGGGTGTTGGGCGCGATCTCGCTACGCGCGCCTTTCGTCGCTGCCGCGTTTCTGGTGATGGTGAATTTCATTGTCGCGCTTGTCGTGCTGCCGGAGACACGTACTGTACGGCCTGAACGGATCAATCTGGCCGCCTTTCATCCGCTGGCGCCACTGCGTTGGATCGGTGCGTTTCCGGCGCTGGTGCCGTTGCTCTTCATGTCCATCCTCCTTGCAATCGTCGGAGAAGTCGGCGGTACCGTCTGGGTGCTCTATGGTCAGGACAAGTTCGGCTGGGATACGGTGACCGTCGGCCTGTCTCTGGCTGGCTTCGGCCTGTTCCATGCGCTCGCCCAGGCTTTCGTCGCCGGCCCTTTGAGCGAGCGCTGGGGCGAACGCTGCGCACTCGTCGTCGCGATCGTCTGTGACGGCGCTGCCTATGTCGCCATCGCCTTCGTCACGCAGGGTTTTCTCGTCTTTTTTCTGTTTCCGCTTTTCTGCCTCGGTGGGATCGGCCAGCCGGCCCTTCTGTCCTTGATGACCCAACGCGTGGGCACCGACGAACAGGGGCGCTTGCAAGGCGTGCTGACCAGCCTGACGAGCCTTGCCTCCATGATCGCGCCCCTGGCGATCAGCGAGATCTATTTCGCATCAAGGCATGACTTTCCCGGACTGGTCTGGATACTTGGCGCCTCGCTCTATTTCCTCTGCATGCCGATGCTCTTCGCGAAGCAGCAGCGGACAGATGAGCCACTCGAAGGCGCGGCGCATCGACAAAGCGAGCAATCCTGA
- a CDS encoding TetR/AcrR family transcriptional regulator C-terminal domain-containing protein: MKIDRNQIVDAALAILNEVGIDGLSTRLIAQRLGVQQPALYWHFKGKRALLTAMNTEILRRKHTRNRPLAGETWQEFLHANARSFRSALLAWRDGARVHAGTEVDPLDLAAIEAQLECLLAAGFDPRKALELQIAISRYVVGCVLEEQADAAGPPDRAALDAAAESRPNLAKALSLYRANGHEALFEAGLELLIGGAKAGK, from the coding sequence ATGAAAATCGACAGGAACCAGATCGTCGATGCAGCACTGGCCATCCTCAACGAAGTCGGCATCGATGGCTTGTCGACGCGGCTGATCGCTCAGCGCCTCGGCGTCCAGCAGCCGGCGCTCTATTGGCACTTCAAGGGCAAACGAGCCCTGCTGACTGCGATGAACACCGAGATCCTAAGACGAAAACACACCCGCAACAGGCCTCTGGCTGGGGAGACCTGGCAAGAATTCCTGCACGCCAATGCCCGCAGCTTCCGCTCCGCCCTGCTGGCATGGCGTGACGGCGCCCGCGTTCATGCGGGAACCGAGGTCGATCCCTTGGATCTCGCCGCGATCGAAGCCCAGCTGGAATGCCTGCTCGCCGCCGGCTTCGATCCGCGAAAAGCGCTGGAGCTGCAGATCGCGATCAGCCGCTATGTGGTCGGATGTGTACTGGAGGAGCAGGCGGATGCGGCCGGTCCGCCGGACCGCGCAGCCCTCGACGCCGCGGCGGAAAGCCGTCCGAACCTTGCCAAAGCTCTGTCGCTTTACCGCGCCAACGGCCATGAAGCCCTATTCGAGGCTGGCTTGGAACTGCTGATAGGCGGGGCCAAAGCCGGCAAGTGA
- a CDS encoding flavin reductase family protein yields MLTNTAKFNAAESDREHIEIKPSVLYVGTPVVLITSLNPDGTTNISPMSSIWALYDRVVLGLTSTSKGRENLLRERQLVLNFPSPELWPKVEAIAPTTGRDPVPPHKEKIGYRFKADKFDVAGFTPQPADRVRPLRIAECPIQFEAEVAAAHPPGGEWPSERAEAFSIIEAKVLRVHAHKDIVIAGTHHIDTSRWSPLLYVFRHYFGTGPDLGRTFKAER; encoded by the coding sequence ATGTTGACGAACACAGCCAAATTCAACGCCGCCGAGAGCGATCGCGAGCATATCGAAATCAAGCCCAGCGTGCTTTATGTTGGCACTCCCGTTGTGCTGATTACGAGCCTCAATCCTGATGGCACGACGAATATTTCGCCGATGTCCTCGATTTGGGCCTTATACGATCGTGTTGTTCTGGGCCTGACATCCACCAGCAAGGGCCGGGAAAATCTCCTGCGCGAGCGTCAGCTGGTGCTGAATTTTCCGTCGCCGGAGCTGTGGCCGAAGGTCGAGGCGATCGCGCCGACGACCGGCCGCGATCCCGTTCCCCCGCACAAGGAGAAGATCGGTTATCGTTTCAAGGCCGATAAATTCGATGTGGCCGGCTTCACGCCGCAGCCCGCCGATCGCGTGCGGCCTCTGCGCATCGCCGAATGTCCGATCCAGTTCGAGGCGGAGGTGGCGGCGGCGCATCCTCCCGGCGGTGAATGGCCCTCGGAGCGCGCCGAGGCGTTCTCCATCATCGAGGCGAAGGTCCTTCGCGTTCACGCACACAAGGATATCGTCATCGCCGGCACCCATCATATCGATACCAGCAGGTGGAGCCCGCTGCTTTATGTGTTTCGACATTATTTCGGCACCGGGCCTGATCTCGGCCGCACCTTCAAAGCGGAGAGATGA
- a CDS encoding winged helix-turn-helix transcriptional regulator codes for MAKRVSHKDSMCGVARPLDAIGDWWSLLIIRDAFDGLRRFGEFQKSLGLAKNILSARLRNLVAHGIMDTVPASDGSPYQEYVLTQKGQGLFPLLVALRQWGEDFFFEPNEPHVTLVDRATRLPVRRLELRAQDGRMLMAEDTVIVVPPPEE; via the coding sequence ATGGCCAAGAGAGTGAGCCACAAGGATTCGATGTGTGGGGTGGCGCGGCCGCTGGATGCGATCGGCGACTGGTGGTCGCTCTTGATCATCCGCGATGCCTTCGATGGGCTGCGCCGATTCGGCGAATTTCAAAAGAGCCTCGGACTTGCGAAGAACATCCTCTCGGCCCGGCTGCGCAATCTCGTCGCTCACGGCATTATGGATACCGTGCCAGCCTCCGATGGCAGCCCCTATCAGGAATATGTGCTCACGCAGAAGGGGCAGGGGCTGTTTCCGCTGCTGGTCGCGCTTCGCCAATGGGGCGAAGATTTCTTCTTCGAGCCCAATGAGCCGCATGTGACGCTGGTCGACAGAGCGACAAGGTTGCCGGTGCGACGGCTGGAACTGCGAGCGCAGGATGGGCGGATGCTTATGGCGGAGGATACAGTGATCGTAGTGCCGCCGCCTGAGGAATGA
- a CDS encoding alpha/beta fold hydrolase: MDRTCSGIISANGPTSFGQPDAIDRAVANATVSPWFQWILKAEADGTLEPVLNNLSYNILSTLKLNGFENNTIIDGTWLEAYGTPFATAAECLGALGWAKGFATGAHQFEIPDLAAERIIRSKPALAIWGEADRTLRAEHFLPLFSALFPSAPIKHLPGVGHYCFEDAPETISGLIADFLQRT, encoded by the coding sequence TTGGACCGGACATGCTCCGGCATCATCTCGGCAAACGGCCCGACATCCTTTGGCCAGCCGGATGCTATCGATCGGGCGGTGGCGAACGCCACCGTATCTCCATGGTTTCAGTGGATTCTCAAGGCCGAAGCCGATGGCACGCTCGAACCGGTGCTCAACAATCTCAGCTACAACATTCTCAGCACGCTCAAGCTCAACGGCTTCGAAAACAACACCATCATCGACGGCACTTGGCTCGAAGCCTACGGCACGCCTTTTGCCACCGCGGCCGAGTGCCTTGGCGCGCTCGGCTGGGCCAAGGGCTTTGCGACCGGCGCCCACCAATTCGAGATACCCGATCTGGCCGCCGAGCGCATCATCCGCAGCAAACCGGCGCTCGCCATTTGGGGCGAGGCGGACCGGACGCTGCGTGCCGAGCATTTTCTGCCGCTCTTTTCCGCCCTCTTCCCGTCGGCGCCAATCAAGCACCTTCCAGGCGTCGGCCATTATTGCTTCGAAGATGCGCCGGAGACGATCTCAGGTCTGATCGCGGATTTCCTGCAACGGACATGA
- a CDS encoding cupin domain-containing protein — protein sequence MTKRSQAVITAADERPRDGWNDPVHGSISWHTLLSNDITPTDSMSAGIAELAPGGELKPHRHDPSEIYFIFEGTGIVRIDGQETTVKSGTTVFIPGSAEHGIRNESSANLKFFYVFPTGSFADVVYRFPENRDTPG from the coding sequence ATGACAAAGCGATCGCAAGCCGTTATCACCGCAGCCGACGAACGCCCGCGCGACGGATGGAACGATCCCGTCCACGGCTCCATCTCCTGGCACACACTGCTCAGCAACGACATCACCCCCACCGACAGCATGAGCGCCGGCATAGCCGAACTAGCCCCCGGCGGCGAACTCAAGCCGCATCGCCACGACCCATCGGAAATCTACTTCATCTTCGAAGGAACCGGCATCGTCCGGATCGACGGTCAGGAAACAACGGTCAAATCAGGCACAACCGTTTTCATCCCCGGCAGCGCCGAACATGGTATCCGCAACGAATCGTCAGCCAATTTGAAGTTCTTCTACGTCTTCCCGACGGGGTCGTTTGCCGACGTGGTTTATCGGTTTCCGGAGAATCGAGACACGCCTGGCTGA
- a CDS encoding Fic family protein, with the protein MLNPSYQLPDLTSLHGLETIEVFKALAAANRSLAELKGRAAAIPNQGILIDTLALQEAKASSEIENIVTTQDELFQADLFPEGLESPAAKEVALYRDALKFGFDNLRQTEGLITNATIIGMFQLLKRRTDGFRQTPGTALRNDRSGEIVYVPPQDQRDINLAMSGLERFVNDDALSTLDPLIKMALIHHQFESIHPFPDGNGRIGRILNVLYLTRVGLLEIPILYLSRAINNSKGEYYRLLQHVRDTGEWKDWLIYMLRAVDETAKTTLDLVENIRQQMATAKKRLRTEFPKIYSQDLLNNLFRHPYTRIDYVQKELNVTRQTAARYLDALADAGILSKQQSGRNNYYINEPLIALFLKVSE; encoded by the coding sequence ATGTTAAATCCATCCTATCAGCTTCCTGATCTGACATCGCTTCATGGCTTAGAAACCATCGAAGTTTTCAAGGCACTCGCGGCCGCGAACAGATCACTCGCTGAGTTGAAGGGGCGAGCCGCGGCAATACCCAATCAGGGAATTCTGATCGACACGCTTGCATTGCAAGAGGCAAAAGCAAGCTCGGAGATCGAAAACATCGTCACCACCCAGGACGAATTGTTTCAGGCGGACCTGTTTCCAGAGGGGTTGGAGTCTCCTGCAGCAAAAGAAGTCGCTCTGTATCGAGATGCCCTCAAATTCGGCTTTGACAATCTTCGGCAAACTGAAGGTCTGATTACGAATGCGACTATCATCGGTATGTTTCAGCTTCTCAAACGGCGCACGGATGGTTTTCGCCAGACGCCAGGCACAGCGCTCCGAAACGATCGCTCGGGTGAGATCGTCTATGTGCCTCCCCAGGACCAGCGCGACATTAACCTAGCAATGAGCGGGCTTGAGCGTTTCGTAAATGATGATGCGCTCTCAACGCTCGACCCGCTTATCAAAATGGCATTGATCCACCATCAATTCGAAAGCATTCATCCGTTCCCGGATGGCAATGGCCGCATAGGGCGTATCCTGAACGTTCTCTATCTTACACGAGTGGGTCTCCTCGAAATTCCCATTCTCTATCTCAGCCGCGCCATAAACAACTCGAAGGGTGAGTATTATCGCCTGCTGCAACATGTGCGCGATACCGGTGAATGGAAGGATTGGCTTATCTACATGCTGAGAGCGGTCGATGAGACCGCTAAAACGACGCTGGACCTGGTCGAGAATATTCGCCAGCAGATGGCGACAGCAAAAAAGCGACTCCGAACGGAATTTCCGAAAATCTACTCGCAGGATCTGCTCAACAACTTATTCCGGCATCCTTACACGCGGATCGATTACGTGCAGAAAGAGCTGAATGTTACGCGCCAGACGGCGGCTCGCTATCTCGATGCGCTCGCCGATGCCGGAATTTTGAGCAAACAACAGAGTGGGCGCAACAATTACTACATCAATGAGCCGCTAATTGCCCTATTTTTAAAGGTATCTGAGTGA
- the rplU gene encoding 50S ribosomal protein L21: protein MFAVIKTGGKQYRVAANDVLTIEKLEVTAGDTVEFTEVLVIGEGADAAIGAPFVKGASVKAEVVEHNRGKKVIAFKKRRRQNSKRSRGHRQHHTVVRITDIVAAK, encoded by the coding sequence ATGTTCGCAGTCATCAAGACCGGCGGTAAGCAGTACCGTGTGGCAGCCAACGACGTGCTGACCATCGAGAAGCTCGAAGTCACCGCCGGCGACACCGTAGAATTCACCGAAGTCCTCGTTATCGGCGAAGGCGCCGACGCTGCGATTGGTGCTCCCTTCGTCAAGGGCGCTTCCGTCAAGGCCGAAGTGGTCGAGCACAACCGCGGCAAGAAGGTCATCGCCTTCAAGAAGCGCCGTCGTCAGAACTCGAAGCGTTCGCGCGGCCATCGCCAGCATCACACGGTTGTCCGCATCACGGACATCGTGGCTGCCAAGTAA
- the rpmA gene encoding 50S ribosomal protein L27: MAHKKAGGSSRNGRDSESKRLGVKKFGGEAVIAGNIIVRQRGTQWHPGSNVGLGKDHTIFALTAGNVNYRTKANGRVYVSVMPKAEAAE, encoded by the coding sequence ATGGCACACAAAAAAGCTGGCGGTTCCTCGCGCAACGGTCGCGATTCCGAATCCAAGCGCCTTGGCGTGAAGAAGTTCGGCGGCGAAGCCGTCATCGCAGGCAACATTATCGTGCGTCAGCGCGGCACGCAGTGGCACCCGGGTTCCAACGTTGGCCTCGGCAAGGATCACACGATTTTTGCGCTTACGGCGGGCAACGTGAACTACCGTACGAAGGCCAATGGCCGCGTGTACGTATCTGTAATGCCGAAAGCGGAAGCAGCGGAATAA
- a CDS encoding GNAT family N-acetyltransferase, translated as MQGELLREDQSRSPEERLRPDRLRTDCPVLLSERLVLRAPHEEDIDALAHLANNANVATMVSRMPHPYTTADAADFVRRTKLGEIGKCVYAITKADNGAFLGCCGVEPTGDPNTVEIGYWLGEPYWNQGYTTEAAHALIDMVFRTRENVAQIDARCRVTNVASRRVVQKCGFQFQGSGLAASLALGSTVPVEWYRLDRKTWISLRSWGGMR; from the coding sequence ATGCAAGGCGAATTGTTAAGGGAAGACCAATCAAGGTCTCCCGAAGAACGGCTGAGGCCGGATAGGTTAAGGACCGATTGCCCCGTCTTACTGTCGGAAAGGCTCGTTCTGCGCGCGCCCCACGAAGAAGACATCGACGCCCTTGCCCATCTCGCCAACAACGCCAATGTCGCCACAATGGTATCGCGTATGCCGCACCCGTATACGACCGCCGATGCCGCCGATTTCGTGCGACGCACGAAGCTTGGCGAGATTGGCAAGTGCGTCTATGCCATTACCAAAGCCGACAACGGCGCCTTTCTCGGTTGCTGCGGGGTAGAGCCCACGGGTGATCCGAACACGGTCGAGATCGGCTACTGGCTGGGCGAACCCTACTGGAACCAGGGCTATACCACGGAAGCGGCCCATGCCCTCATCGACATGGTCTTCCGCACGCGTGAGAACGTCGCGCAGATCGATGCCCGCTGCCGGGTGACGAACGTCGCATCGCGGCGGGTCGTGCAGAAGTGCGGCTTCCAGTTCCAGGGATCCGGCCTTGCCGCTTCGCTGGCACTCGGCAGCACGGTACCCGTCGAATGGTACCGGCTCGACCGCAAGACCTGGATCTCGCTGCGCAGCTGGGGAGGCATGAGATGA
- a CDS encoding GNAT family N-acetyltransferase: MNALALTRRDARILTPGPTPVIQTGRLTLRPHRLSDADMIAESLSDFAVTRMLARVPAPYDRQDALDWLVEHTSGLGMDWQLAITERDDAHIGSVGIELRHGRWHLGYWLNRFYWRQGIMTEAVKASLERFARRMPEVAVHSGVFADNPASLKLQQKLGFEITGCSEIYSFARNTMVPHIETVLKPGALRLSHTA, from the coding sequence ATGAACGCTCTCGCCCTCACCCGCCGCGATGCCCGGATTTTGACGCCTGGGCCAACGCCGGTCATCCAGACCGGCCGACTGACGCTGCGCCCGCACCGGCTCAGCGACGCCGATATGATTGCGGAATCGCTTTCGGATTTCGCCGTCACCCGCATGCTGGCCCGCGTTCCCGCGCCCTATGACCGGCAGGATGCGCTCGACTGGCTGGTCGAGCACACCTCCGGCCTGGGCATGGATTGGCAGCTGGCCATCACGGAGCGGGATGACGCCCATATCGGCTCCGTCGGCATCGAGCTTCGCCACGGCCGCTGGCACCTCGGTTATTGGCTGAACCGCTTCTACTGGCGGCAAGGCATCATGACCGAAGCGGTCAAGGCTTCGCTCGAACGTTTTGCCCGCCGCATGCCCGAAGTCGCCGTTCATTCCGGCGTCTTCGCCGACAATCCGGCATCCTTGAAGCTGCAGCAGAAGCTCGGCTTCGAGATCACAGGCTGCTCGGAGATCTACAGCTTTGCCCGCAACACCATGGTTCCGCATATCGAAACCGTGCTGAAGCCGGGCGCGCTGCGGCTCTCGCATACGGCCTGA